ACTACCACGATATCATGCACCCCCGAAGCCACCGCCATATACCCTTGGCGGAAGGCCAAGCCTCCTGAGGCTCCCGCGGCCTCGATGCGCGTGGCCGGGATATGATCCCTTGCCAGACCTGAATAGTCGGCGATCAGCGCCGCCACATGCTCCTGTTCTATGAATCGCCCTGCCGACATGTTTCCCACGTACAGGGCGTCTATCTCTTCCGCCGCCAGCTTGGCGTCGGCCACGGCGGCTAGCCCTGCCTGCATGCCCAAGTCGCGGAAGGACAGGTCCCACAGCTCCCCGAATTTTGTCTCCCCGATGCCGATGATAGCCACATCCCTCATGGAGCTTCCTCCTTCACCCTTATCTTGCCGCGGAATTTAGCATAGGTGGCATAATCGATGAATTTCTTGTTTTGGACGAATTGCGACACCAAGGGAGCTGCGGAACGGTTGAAGCGGGTTATGTTCTCCGTCACGGTTATATCGAAACCGTCCGCACCAGCCCCCGAGCCATAAGCGACGACGAACACCCGATCTCCAGGCTGAGCCACATCCAGCACTGCGGAGAGACCCAGAGGTACAGCGCCAGAATAAGTGTTCCCTATATGCGGTGTGAGAAGTCCTGTCTCTATCTGTTTATCTGTGAACCCCAACATCTTGGCCACCCTTTGCGGGAACTTGCCGTTGGGCTGATGGAAGACCGCGAATTGATAATCGGAGGGTTTGGAATTGGTGCGCTGCAGCACCAGCTTAGCCGCCGAAGTGACGTGCTTAAAGTAAGCAGGCTCTCCCGTGAACCTGCCTCCATGCGAAGGGTAATCCTGTCCCTCCCGCCTCCAGAAGTCAGGGGTATCGGTGGTGAAGGAGCTGGTATGGTTGATAACGGCGATTATATCCTTAGAACCGATGAGGAACGCTGCCCCTCCCGCTGAGGCAGAGTACTCCAAAGGGTCGCCGGGGGCTCCCTGAGAGGTGTCGGCACCGATGGCCACGGCATACTCCACCATGCCCGCTCCCACCAACCCCATACAAGTCTGGATGGCCGCTGTCCCAGCCTTGCAGGCGAACTCATAATCGGCC
The genomic region above belongs to Methanomassiliicoccales archaeon and contains:
- a CDS encoding hydroxymethylglutaryl-CoA synthase → MEVGIVSYGAYVPKYRITPQEIGRVWGSDGEAMSKGLMIHAKSVPAPDEDVVTIAVEAARNMMRRVPQVDPKKIGALYTGSESHPYAVKPSGTIVAEAIGCSPEMTVADYEFACKAGTAAIQTCMGLVGAGMVEYAVAIGADTSQGAPGDPLEYSASAGGAAFLIGSKDIIAVINHTSSFTTDTPDFWRREGQDYPSHGGRFTGEPAYFKHVTSAAKLVLQRTNSKPSDYQFAVFHQPNGKFPQRVAKMLGFTDKQIETGLLTPHIGNTYSGAVPLGLSAVLDVAQPGDRVFVVAYGSGAGADGFDITVTENITRFNRSAAPLVSQFVQNKKFIDYATYAKFRGKIRVKEEAP